A region from the Lolium perenne isolate Kyuss_39 chromosome 4, Kyuss_2.0, whole genome shotgun sequence genome encodes:
- the LOC127292574 gene encoding probable ribose-5-phosphate isomerase 4, chloroplastic, whose product MEAVARASVAGSSHVRLPQRWGLRQRHAVPSSAACRPRGRAVACAASADADVVHLFDAAKLTVDEFVTSGMVVGLGSGAASGLAVQYLGTRLRRGSLTGIIGVPSSATCASEAEKAGIKISSNEEGPQIDFAFTDADIIEEGTLAAVIGRRKIETGEPSFIQEKGVVKSAGKVAFIIDKDKYVNSVEGSIPVLIKSGNWIDTAEEIDDLFLGDAEVWRRPSIGTAGPSGGDFPLVTKEGYHILDVIFTTPIEDLGKVAEDLENIAGVVDHGIICNTTSYAVVASKGEVQVLNRKSSVIPNT is encoded by the exons ATGGAGGCAGTCGCCAGAGCAAGCGTAGCAGGAAGCTCGCATGTGCGGCTTCCCCAGCGTTGGGGCCTGAGGCAGCGCCACGCCGTTCCTTCCTCCGCCGCATGCCGTCCCCGGGGGCGCGCGGTCGCCTGCGCCGCCTCCGCCGACGCCGACGTCGTCCACCTCTTCGACGCCGCCAAGCTCACG GTGGACGAGTTCGTGACAAGCGGCATGGTGGTCGGGCTTGGCTCCGGTGCCGCATCGGGGCTCGCCGTCCAGTACCTTGGCACGCGCCTCCGGCGAGGCTCACTGACTGGCATCATCGGGGTACCCTC GTCTGCGACCTGTGCAAGTGAGGCGGAGAAAGCGGGGATAAAGATCAGCAGCAACGAGGAAGGCCCCCAG ATTGATTTTGCTTTCACTGATGCTGACATTATTGAAGAGGGCACACTTGCTGCCGTCATTGGGCGCCGGAAAATCGAGACTGGAGAGCCTTCTTTCATCCAGGAGAAG GGTGTTGTTAAATCAGCTGGCAAGGTGGCCTTTATCATTGACAAAGACAAATATGTGAATAGCGTCGAGGGTTCCATTCCAGTTTTGATCAAAAGT GGAAACTGGATTGACACTGCTGAAGAGATTGATGACTTATTCCTTGGCGACGCAGAG GTTTGGAGGAGGCCATCAATTGGAACTGCCGGCCCATCGGGAGGCGATTTTCCGTTGGTCACCAAGGAGGGCTATCACATCCTTGATGTTATCTTCACGACCCCCATCGAGGATCTTG GAAAGGTAGCAGAAGACTTGGAGAACATCGCAGGCGTTGTGGACCATGGGATAATTTGCAACACTAC GTCGTATGCTGTCGTTGCATCGAAGGGGGAAGTGCAGGTCCTGAATCGGAAATCATCGGTGATACCAAACACATAA